The genomic interval TGAGGGACAGGTCTGAGAATGCTTCACCCTGAGACCAGCCTATTCCAGGAGGGCCCTGGAGGGAGGACTGAGGCGGATCCAAAGCTGGGCAAAAGGGTGACTTGCTTCTCTTGTTTGGATTGATGAGTGAAAACAAGCAGTACAGTTAATCATTGATGAGGCAAAGAGTGCTTGGGTCAGGGTAGTTAACTGGGTGAAGAAGTGAGTAGGTTTAATTGCTTACACACTAGGTTTAACAGAGTAGCAACTGTGGAGGAAAAGAACTAGAAAGATAAGTGTTGGTTTAACAAGATTTGTTTACACGGGTTGGTGTGGAGAGCTGAGGTGGGTGACCCACCTCAGCCTCTCAGCCCTGACAAaatgttactttcttttttttttcttcaaagcattACTTTctaatatagtttttaatttgttttaattgctgTTAGTTCATATTTTTAACCCCACAGCATCCCTCTCCTCTAGGCCATATGGGGAAAGGAGTTATCTGACCATCATAAGGGATGGGAGATTCCTTGAAACTATGGCTATTTTCCAGATTCCCAGAACTCCCAGAAAAATTCAACATTATCACCATGTAAAAACGCAAAGCACAGTGCTGGCTTCTAGAAGGTTCTTCCCACCTTGGTAAGCGAGGAGAGGGTAAGAACAGGGCTGAAAGGAAGTGAAGGAATCCTGGAGAGGAGAGAGACTCAGGGCCATGCACAACCGGATTGGCCCTGAcatgctgctgctgttgctgggACCTTGCAGAGCAAACGTGAATATAAGAGGCAGGCAGCCGACGTAGCCCACAGACCAATCAGAGTGTAGTCTGTCATCACGCCACCCGGTGGCCAGCCAATGGGAACACAGGAGGTTCTATAAAGGTGGGCTGGCTCCGTAACTCCAACAGTCAGAGAAAGACAGAAGAAGTACCAGAGCTATGGCTCGAACCAAGCAGACAGCTCGCAAGTCTACCGGTGGCAAGGCACCACGAAAGCAGCTGGCCACCAAAGTGGCTCGCAAGAGTGCACCTGCAACTGGAGGTGTGAAAAAGCCACACCGATACCGACCAGGCACTGTGGCCCTGCGTGAGATCCGCCGCTACCAGAAGTCTACTGAGCTGCTGATTCGCAAGCTGCCGTTCCAGCGCCTGGTGCGCGAGGTTGCGCAGGATTTCAAGACTGACCTGCGCTTCCAGAGCTCCGCTGTGATGGCTCTGCAGGAGGCTTGCGAGTCCTACCTGGTGGGGCTCTTCGAGGACACCAACCTGTGCGCCATCCACGCCAAGCGTGTCACCATCATGCCCAAAGACATCCAGCTGGCCCGCCGCATCCGCGGGGAACGGGCCTAGGCCCTAGGGTCACCCACCTCGTGCTCAGTCACCCCAAAGGCTCTTTTCAGAGCCACTCAATAAGTCGGAGAAAGTGGCTGTACCACTCTGGGGTTTCTAACCACAGGGTTTCCTCTCCTTTTGCTCTCTTCTGTCTCCCCTGTGTAATGTTTAGTTAGGCTGGTTATGTGCATGGGGTAATTCAAACTTATCCAGCCTGCTCCCAGTTGAGTGCCGAGTTATGAGCTTTGTTTCCAACAGGTTGTCCTGAATCCAGCCTTGAGGATGTTCCAGATGGTAGAGCCAGGAACTAGTCTGGGTCAGTGTTACAGGAagcaagccccccccccccccccccgaagcTCACTGGGATCAGAACACACCACTCTGCAGCACAGCAGGCTCAGGGAAAGCCACTGTCTACACCTGCAGCCCTCTAAATCCAGAGCCAGCGATGCTCACCCACAACAGGCCATCTACACCCAAAGCCAGACTCTACACAGCCCTGGAGATGCCTAGCCTCACAGGGCTCTGTGGTCCTACTGGTCCCTACTTCCTCTGTGCAGCCCCAGCCTCCACTTCCTCACCTGACCCCTCTACTCCAGGGTGGGGAGTGGCTTTGGGGGTCAAATCCATTAGCGGGTACTGAAAAGAACCTCTTCCCACCCAAGGCCCAGGGGACCCGATCCTCTGCACCTAAGCCAGGACCCCAACTCCTGCTCCCACTCTCCACCCCTCAGTAATGACAAGGGAGAGCACCCCCTTCATCTCCCCACACGTCGCCAGCTCACTTTTGCTTCGCCACCCTGACCCCGCGCTGCACACTCCTCCAAGCGACCTCCAACGCCACTAGGTACCGCTCCCTGCCTCTGCTGCCTGTCCTATTaacccctccccctttccccaaCGGAAAAGCTTGTGCAGCCTGGGGTCCTCACCTTTTGCATCTTCTCCTAGTAGGGCGCCACCTCCTTGCCCTCCAGGCAGATTTCCTCACCGCACAGCAATCTCTCTatcctccccttccccacccccgcCCAGGCTTACCTCCGCTCTCACCCCCAACTCGGGCTAGCCAAGCCCTTGCTTTATTTCCTCCCCTTCGAACCCTACCTCGGGCTGGAGAGGCCCAGCCTCTATCTCCTCCCGCTTCCAGCAAGCCCCGCCCCATGGCAGAGAGGCCCCGCCTCCATCTCGCTCTCCCTGCAAGTCCCGCCCCGGGGCCCCTGCCCCTTGCTGACCCGCTCGTCCTGCTGACGCCACAAAGCCCCTGTGCCAAAGCCCCTGTGCCGCACTACCCCGGCGCTCCCAGGCCCGGCGGTCACCCCATGGACTCCGCCGCGCAAACCCAGCCTTTCCCAGCCGCGTGTGTGCGTGCTGGGCCTGGGCGCCGGGCGCAGTGTAGGGCCCTCTTTTGTGAGTACCAGCTCCTCAGAGACCGCCTCCCGCCGTGTCTGGTCAAGCCTGACTCCCGCCCCACCGCCCCCCAATGCCGTGCTTCCCGCTTCTGCTGGGCTTTTCTGTCCCTGGGGAGGGTCACACTTGGGACCATGAACCAGTCTGTATTCTCAGTTCCTTAAATGAAGCCCAGATGGACAGTAGTGGACATTAGGAGTGCCCAGAACCCTGAGGGCCACCAGAGCTTCAGCCTAAGCCAGACATCCATGTCCACCTTTCCCTTGCCCAGCCATGTCCCCCTTCAGGCTCCTGAGGACTGGGGGCTGGGAGCTAATGTCACCTGCTCTGCTTACAGAGGGCTCTCTTAAAATTAACGTGGACCCACTTCAGAACATCTGTGGACTCCAGAGACGCCACGGCTTTAGGGATTGCAGAAGAGTGGGGTAGGAGTGAGCTCTGGGAGCTTAGACAGGTTCAAATTCGTTCTCTCTACTGGCCCCAACAAGGACCCtgtgaggtagggaggggaaggGTCTCCCCATGCATGAGTCCTGCCTCTTCAAATTTGGAAAAGTGCCTGTGTGTTGCATGTGCCCTGTGCATCTGCACGTCTCTGTATGCAAGcatatgtgcacatgcatgtatACCTGTGGGCATGCATGTTTACATATACCTGAGTATGGTATGTTTTAGTGTATGCATTTGTACACATATACCGTGTAGGGCACATGTTTACATGCCTGTTCCTATGTGGTGTGTTTgttcatttgtatgttttctatGTGCACGTGTGTTTGTAAATATGCACATTTGGGGGGTATTAGTGTGAGCCCATGTTTGCATACACCTGTGTACGTTTTGTGTTCATGTGTGCATgtaagttttgtgtgtgtgtgtgtgtgcgtgcgtgcgcgcGTGCACGTGCATAGTTATGCACATGCTTGTCTTTTCCACACTACACTTTGCTCCCTAATGGAAAAGCTGTCATCTCCCTGAAGTTCTCCTTCTTTTGTTGTACTGGggttttgttaaagaaaaaaaaaattattctgacaATGTTTAAAAGGCTCTTTATTGGAACATGTTGCAATGGAAGTGTTTCCTTAGTGCAGAAATGGGGCTCCCTCCAAACGCAGCAGAGGCAGGCAGGGACACACTGTGGCTGAGAGGATGGAAACCATGTAAGGGGAAACTTGGAGGGAAGGGGGCTTCCAGCTAAACTGGCCCAGCAGGGTACCCCCACCCAAAAGGCAGATCAGGATTAGACAccaaaggagggaaggagggcttGACCTAGTACCCAAATGGGGCTACTCAGTAGGATTCTCTTTGAAGACTGGGTGGGTAGGCTGAAGATAACCCAGGGCTAGGGTCAGGCTGGAGGATGGGTTGGAGGGGCCCTGTGGCATTTAGCTAAAAAGGGTCCTTGTAGTTTCCAGGAGGCATTTCTGCCTGTTATTAAGGAATCTAAAAATAACAGCTGCCGTGTGTGGtggcacctgtaatcctaacaactgaggaggctgaggcaggagaatcactagtTTGAGACCAATCTTAGCATCTTTGTTGAAtccctcagcagcttagtgagaccttgtttcaaaaaaaaaaaaaaaaaaaaggactggggatgtagctcaatggtaaagcactccaggtttaatccccagtatcaaaaataaattttaaaatacaataaaatgaatcaaacatCTGTCAACTCCCTAACTGGCTTTCCTCCCTCATCAGGAAGTACAAGGGGGAGGACAAGGGGGAGTCTTGCAATAGCACTTTTGTTTTAGTTCCCTTGTTCAAATAATTCTCAAGTCAGAGTTGTGTCAGGCTCCTGTCCTCATCTATGAAGGGTGACTTTTAGAGGAGGCAGGCAGTGTGTAGAGACAGGGAGCCAGCCCAAGCACCAGGTCTGAGGCTGAGCTGCTATCTAGGAGTTTCACAGAAACCCTCGCCTCATACTCCAGGAGACATGGATGCTGTGGAACTGGCCAGGAAGCTGCAGGAGGAGGCCACATGCTCCATTTGCCTAGACTATTTCACAGACCCCGTGATGACCACCTGCGGCCACAACTTCTGCCGCGAGTGCATCCAGACAAGCTGGGAGAAGACTAAAGGCAAGAAGGGGAGAAAGAAGCAGAAGGGCTCCTTCCCCTGCCCAGAGTGCAGGGAGGTGTCCCCCCACAGGAACCTGCGGCCCAACCGCTTGCTCACCAAGGTGGCCGAGATGGCACGCCAGCATCCTGGGCTCCATAAGCGGGACCTGTGCCAGATGCACCAGGAGCCCCTCAAGCTGTTCTGCCAGGAGGACCAGACTCCCatctgtgttgtctgcagggagGCTCGGGAGCACCGGCTGCACAGGGTGCTGCCGGTGGAGGAGGCTGTTCAGGAGTACAAGGTGGGCACCAGGTGGGTGGCATCTGGGACAGAAGTGTGTTTGTGTTTTGGGGCTCAGGAGCAGCACTAACAGCCCCACATGCAGGATCATGTGGTGCA from Ictidomys tridecemlineatus isolate mIctTri1 chromosome 1 unlocalized genomic scaffold, mIctTri1.hap1 SUPER_1_unloc_3, whole genome shotgun sequence carries:
- the H3-4 gene encoding histone H3.1, which produces MARTKQTARKSTGGKAPRKQLATKVARKSAPATGGVKKPHRYRPGTVALREIRRYQKSTELLIRKLPFQRLVREVAQDFKTDLRFQSSAVMALQEACESYLVGLFEDTNLCAIHAKRVTIMPKDIQLARRIRGERA